The Limanda limanda chromosome 21, fLimLim1.1, whole genome shotgun sequence genome contains the following window.
CAGGGACAAACTTCTGTCCCAGCTGTCCTTAGGAGGGGTGCAGGGAGCTGGTTTGGTCCAACGAGGAAGAAAGGACCAGTGAAGGGAGGACAGGAGTCTGCATCCAAAGCAGAACACcaactgtgggggggggggaaagacaagaaaatattattaaaaaggGCTGAAAGACACATTTTCTGCTTCAGGTCCATAATTTGTTTCATGTAAGAATAGTTACATTTTTTGAGCTcatttgtttttgcagaaaGCCGTGTTATATTTATGAATATAACTTGTTAGAGGCTGTTGATCATGGACTATGCCAGGTGAGTCCATCTTTGTAAAGCCACATGATAAAAAGGTTTGATTATATTATTCAAACTCAAAAAGTTTAGGTTTGAAAAGTTTGACATTACCTGGCAGAGGCTGGTCAGAGTCAACCAAGTCTCTGTGAGCACGAGATAGATGCGCCTCTTCCACCTGTGCTTCCTGACAGAGGGAAGAGCCAGCAGCTCGTCGACTGTTGGTCTCTGAGAAGGTTCTGGGACCAGCATCATCTTCAATACTGTCTGCAGCTCAGTCGACAGGCCTGCAGACACAGGACGACAAGGATAAAAAGTCATCAAGATAAATAAAACGGGACAATTCACGAGGACTTAAAAGAAAAGTAGAACCTACTGCTGGTAAACTCTGAGGGGAGGCAGCCTTGTCTGAGCTGCTGCCAGCCCTCGCCCCCATTTGGAACTTCCATATTACAGGCAAGCTCCAGAATAGACACGCCCAAGCTAAAGGAAAGAGGCAATATTCAGGcacaaatttaaatcaaatcagttagGAGAGTTTTAGAATTACACTTAATCTTTCCTTTTTGGCTTTTTGTACCTGAAAACATCCGCAGCAGGTCCATATTTCCCAAGGAGGAGCTCACGGGCCATGTAGCGGGGGTCCCCCTCCTGAGCATCGTCTTTCACTTTCCCCTCCACAGACTCGGAGCTCTTGTGTTGGAGCTCGAGCAGCAGCCCGAAGTCTCCCAGCTTCAGACGTCCAGAGTCGGTGATGAGGACGTTGGCCGGCTTGAGGTCCAGATGAACGAAACCATGAGAGTGCAAGTGCTGCAGCGCTGAGAGGAGGTCGCACAGGTAGGCCCAGGCTGCAGGCTCATCTGGATTGAAGAGATTTAAACGACAGACATGTCAGTAGTAGTCTAAAATCTGAAATTGAACTGGGGTAAAAAGCACAGCACGTTATGCATCTCGTTATTGTCCTTTTCAGACAGACCTGGGCCGGGAGGCTGGTTCTCAGCATGGAGCAGCAAGCTGGTGCTACACAGCTCGGTCTGGATGTACAGTCGACCATACTCCTCCCAGGCTGCCACAAATTTCAGGATGTGGGGGTGAGGACGCAGACGCTCATGGTTCCTCGCTTCCCTCACACTCAGGTTCCTCTCACTGTTTCCCCTGAAGCGATGAGCCGAGCGCTTCACTGCGTACTGCCGACCATCCTCTCTACTTAGAACCTAAAGAAAAATTCAGAAAAAGCTGAGGTTTCTCCTCTAGTCTGGGATCTCAACATCATGTTCAGAGACAAAATACAGTCTCCCAGATAAACAGTAgtattttgaaattgaaaaccTTAAAATGCCGAATTCAACTTCCACAGCTGTTGTCTTGCTCACCTTGTAGACCTCTCCAAAGGATCCTCTTCCCAGGAGACCCAGATTAGTGAAGCACTGACTAAAATAGGACTGCTGTTTGCTGGGATCATACACAGACTTTGTACTGGGAGATTGACTAAGGGAACGGGACAGGGGCGTCCAGGGGGATGGATGCTGGGGGAACACCCTGCTCAACGGGGGGCATCCCTTGGACGGTGGCAGGGGAGGCAAAGAATGTGAGACCCGGGCGGGGGACGAGAAGGACAAGTGGGACAAGGGGACATGTCGCTTCTTGAGGGAGAAGGACTGCTCTGCATGGGAGAAGTGGGtcgggagagggagaggaaccCTGGACGCCGTGGTCTCCATCGCCACTGACATTGTGTCGGTTCTTTTTCAGTTCCTCTCTCTGAAGATGGCGTGCTGCAACAGACCAAAAAAAGAGATAATGGttttgattgacagttgagaaaGTACCACTGCGATTTTTGCGAAGCTCGTCCAACGCACTTTTTTGAATAGACGTACACGACGTAGGACATGACACATAACCCATTGACCTCGGATTTATGAAATCTTTTGCAGTGTGTTGTTCTCCGAGTTTAAAACccaaaccttcactcaggagccaAAAGTTGCTTTTTAACTTACAAAGTGATATTATAGAGATAATTATCGATATCAACTGGTATGGACATTTTTATCCTGACACATGTTTTGGACTTATCGCTCTGTCCTTTATGCCACCAAACAGAATCAAAGACTTACTACTACTTGACACATGGGATGAAAATCTGCAAATTGAGGATCAAAATCTGTCCAGACTTTgtataaatctgtatttattttaggCTTCTATACTaagtaagtaaataagtaaGTCAGTAAGTaattaagtaagtaagtaagtatgcaagtaagtaaataagtaagtaagtaattaagtgagtaagtaagtaagtaaataagtaagtaagtaagtaagtaagtaagtatgcaagtaagtaaataagtaaataagtaagtaagtaagtaagtaagtaagtaagtaagtaagtaagtaaatcaAAGACTTACTACTACTTGACACATGGGATGAAAATCTGCAAATTGAGGATCAAAATCTGTCCAGACTTTgtataaatctgtatttatttttggctTTTATACTAAGGAAGtaaataagtaagtaagtaattAAGTAAGTaggtaagtaagtaagtaagtaaataagtaagtaagtaattAAGTAAGTaggtaagtaagtaagtaagtaagtaaataagtaaataagtaagtaagtaatcGAGTGAGTAAGTAAGTATGTAAGTAAGTATgcaagtaagtaagtaagtaaataagtaagtaagtaaacaagtaaataagtaagtaagtaagtaaataagtaagtaaacaagtaaataagtaagtaagtaagtaaataagtaggtaagtaaataagtaagtaagtaagtaaataattaaataagtaagtaagtaaataagtaaataagtaagtaagtaagtaaataagtaagtaagtaagtaggtaaataagtaaataagtaagtaagtaagtaagtaagtaagtaagtaagtatttatatatatatctacctATGAAGGTCTTAATACTGTCATACTTATAGAGACATCCACCCTGGTCCTGTAGTAATTCTCTCTGAGTTTAAGTAAATAAAGAGCAGGTTTCGCTCGGACGTCCTGTTTGACAGGTTCCGGACCTGAAACCAGGGTTCAGGACCTGAAACCAGGGTTCAGGACCTGGAACCAGGATCCAGATGTTGTGATGCTCAGGTGCAGAACATCAGGTCCCAGCTGTGCGCGTCACGAGCCAAACCTGAATGTAACGTAAcgtgaatcacacacacacaacatgacaacgtGACAACCTCCGTGTTAACCTTTGAAGTGGACTCCTCTGAAGCTGCTGAATTAGCTTCGcgctaacaaacacacaagtcacCCTCAAGACCCACGTCACCTCAGATGTTAGCTATCTGTCACCGACAACATCTCCACGTTAGCTCACAGACAGCTCACGTACCGCAACTGACGGCTTCATCAACACCATCCCACCGACATGGCTCCAGTCACAAGCACCGACGGTCTGCACCACATTGAGACGAGCTGGGTTCGAgtccagctgctcctgctcgTCCTGCTGCCTCGGAACGAACCTGGCGCCAAATCCTGCGCACGTCCACGCAGCGCCTGCGTAGCGGTGCTTCGTGAATACCAGCTTCTTATCTGAGTTGCGCAACTTCCGCAGGCTGTGCAGTCTGGGCTTGAACGCAGAGGGCTACGTGCCTAGCTAGCTGACCACTGGAAATGGTAACTTCATTATTAATGTCCATCGCTTTGTGAGGGTTTCTTTTTACCAACACGTAAACAATCCATATTAACGTTCGGTGCGTTATTGTGTATACATTGTGCCAGGATAACAAACTATAGTGTTGTTTGTTTGGGagtgtttattttcagtttgtgctAGCTAAGGCTGCTAGCGCTAAGTTTGctgtgttagcttagcattcCATCTGTGGGGAGAGGTGTTAGCTAGGTAACTTGTGTTAgcatggggggagggggggcagctaGTCACACATAGCTAGACACACACAacggacacacactgtcacagccGCCGGGTTTATTAACGCAGAGCTAACTGTCAGGCCCCTGGTTTGTCTCTATAAAGTctctatgctaagctaagagCTACGtgagcctgctgctgctgctgctccccgtTGCTAGCCAGATTAGGAATCAATGAATTACAAGCAGCTAAAATAATCAGTCCAACACCTACATGTCCCTTGTCCCTCTTTAGAAAGACACTCTGAGTggacctgtgtgtttgtggtgtatTGGGAACAGTCGCCAGATGGACGCTGGTTAAACACTTTCATGGCCTACTGACATGTTTTGTCAGATAAAGACGGTTTAGTGTCATTTCATGTGAATTGTCACTCCAGACACACAATCTGTCATCCTGCTTGATCCTGTGTTCAATTGAGAATAACGTGTTTTTCACCCCCTAATCTGTGAATCTGTCATCTTCTCGTCTGTGCACTGGATTTACTCTGACTTGTTGTCCTGttgtgttcttttctttcaggaCGTGTTCTTAATGATCCGGCGTCATAAGACTACGATCTTCACAGACGCCAAGGAGTCCACCACCGTCTATGAGCTGAAGCGTATTGTCGAGGGAATTCTTAAAAGACCTCCAGAAGACCAGCGGCTCTACAAAGTATATATCACTAACGCCAGACCAAGTCCCATGaccaaaataattaaaacctcACAGAGCTAAAGGGATCGTTCACCCACAAATAAGAATGCACTCATCTATtaaccactatgctgatggaggaggggtgggtgaagtgtttgagtccacaaaacacttttggagtctcggGGGtgaacagcgttgcagccaaatccaattaaattgaagtaaatggtgaacacgtcttaaaatgtgaaaaaccaTTAGATGCCTccacactgctcctgtggtgtcatccaaattcgactcgaaacagCGTTGTTTACACTGTGTCTTTAGGCTAGATGTCATATGATAGCCTCTTCCTAGTAACTGCTGCAGTTCTCGCAAGTTActgacaattacattttttttttgcctgtaaatgtctcacacattcatacgtTTTGGGTCCATTAGGTGATTTTGAGACATTTTCCTCTCTTGCTCACAGGATGACCAGTTGCTAGAGGACAGCAAAACTCTGGGCGACAGTGGATTCACCAACCAGACTGCCAGACCTCAGGCCCCAGCTACTGTGGGTCTGGCCTTCCGTGTAAATGGTACGTGTAGTTTATGTTATTTGTGTGAGTCAGGGATGTTTCGTTAACTTTCTTTGTTTCACTATCACTTCCCTGCTATTAAGCCTCTTTCCAAATTTGCTATGGATGAGGAATTATTCTTTAAAGCCATAAGTAGACACAGAATTCttgaaaatgtcaggaaagTTTTGTTCCGAACAGATTCTGGGGTTTGTCTTTTGCGTATGAAGAACTCAGCAGGAGATGGTTCTGGTCAGACAGGTTTACAACCACATGGCCTGAAGCCACAACTCTCTCAGCTGCTCCATATGTCTGTGATATCAAGTGTGTCTTGAATATATATCCGTCCAGATTTGATAAGAATCACATTTCAGCAGCCAGTTTAAAATACTCACTGTGgcttgagaaaataaatgatccTTCTTGAATTAACGCTGTGGCTTAAGTCTGAGTGCATGAGCcacattatttttacatttaaacttgagtaaaagtaaatatttacaGTAGCAAATTTGTGATGTGAGTGATATATCCAACTCTGCCTTCTTGATGGAGATATGGTTTCCTTGTcgcctctgtcctgcagatgaGATGTTTGAGCAGCTGCATGTCGAGGCCTTCTCCAGCCCCCCGGAACTCCCCGATGTGATGAAGCCGCAGGACTCTGGCAGCACTGCCAACGAACAGGCCGTGCAGTGATAGCAAGGAGGGGAACCGAGCGACGTGGGGAAGGATggaagtgggtgtgtgtggatTAACTGCATTGGAGAAGTAGCGGGGGGCGGAGGATGTGTAATATAGTTTCAGTTGATGGATGGGAACACTGTAGGTAACCAAGCCTATCCATGTTACCTTCATGCTATCATCCCAACACCCTCCCTCCTCAAATTTGCTTCAcaaatgtttctttgtttttttttaaactcttaatAATTTCCACATCACATGCAGTTCCTGTCCTTGACTTAGCTCCTAAGCACCAACTTGCTCAAACCTGTAGAGGGAAGAAGGTGGTTTGGAAAgtatgattgtgtgtatgtgtgtgagttattataattattctcATTAATATTTTTCTGAAAAAGGTGAAGGCGTAGTTGTGTGTCACAGTGCTCTAGAAGTAACATGCATGGATAAGGAGTCTGGCGTCCTCATCGGCAAACTGcatgatcaaattaaaaaaacgatGGCTTTACTTTCACAGGAACAGATGAACCTTCATCCTTTGTCCGATTCTCCCAGTTTTGTTGTACATTTTGGATTTGATTTCacaccaggaaaaaaaacaccaatatGGTTAAATatgttacttttttttgtttgtgttgtcattTTGTGTCTTAGTATGTTTTTACTTGTCAGTTCTTTTGTTGTGTGTATCATGCACTGAGACCAAAGGCAGGTACCtcttcagcagcagagggaCGTTTTGGTCAGAGGACATTCTGTCTGTGACATACAGTGAACGCAGGAGGAGCATTCTCTTGTGTTAGAATTACATACATCACATGTCACCAACATCAGTGTGGCACCTTCCTCTAATCACATAAATATAGCCTGTAACTGTAAGTTTGCTTAATTAAAagttttcctgttttgttttttatgctgCTGACTGATTCTTATTTTAAACGCAGGTTTGGGTCAACATTTAATgaaaatgagtgaatttaagGGTTTACACTTTACAGAAGTCGGGCAGACTGTCGCTGCCGTGAGGAGTTTTATTAAGTCAGACATTTTGACTCGTCACAGTTGGAAGAGTAACAATGGCTCTGTTATCTTCAGGTGTCACAATAAGTGGTGGCGGCGAGCCAACATGCACAGGACTGGGAGACTCAAAGTCAagcagctaaattaaatgaagCCATCATTAATTTTATTATGTACACTTGCTATGACATGTCACAATGTCTTCAACGAGACGGGTCCAGTGTTGACACAGTGGTAATGGCCTGGGTGTTCAAAACTGCAACTAATAGTCTATAAAATTAAGTTTCAAAGcggatttaaaaaaagggcAGATATACTTAATTCAGCCATAGAAAATAAcgatatttaaaaatgaatatacAAACAACAAATGAACAGTTGTCTATATGGTGGAGATGAATGAGGCAGGATTACCAGAAAGTCCAGAATTCAGTGGTTATCCGTCACTTTAGATTAAATTAGATTACATTCAAATTAGCTGGGGAATTTGTACGGCTGTTATCAAGCGTGACCATCTAAGTATCATCTGAGTCCAGCACCACAGACCATAAGTCTTATGAATGAATATTTCAATTCATAAAGACCAATCCcaatattcaaacaaacacCAATGTAAACAAGCTCAATATTATacacaaatgatttattttatacatcTATCTAGCTATCGTTatttacacacacgcatatataTACTATGTGtaagtgtttatatatatatatatatgtggccTCTACACCTATGGGATATGAgtgcatacatatatacatcGATCTATTTACAGCTAACACAACAAATGCACATACTCATGTATATGCctacacacagataaacatgtGGTGATATCACAGTTTCCAGAGTTGGATCCACATGTTTGAATCCAGATGTTGTGTTTACAATCTTCTCTCATTAATAACAAAGGGATGTTGTTCTCTGAAGGTCAATAAAATCCATTTCACAACATTTCCCTCTGACACAAGtttacaaacagcagcagcagcagccggaaTCCTCAGATCTGCCTCCCAAATAAGGACGAGGAATGTCCGGGATGACGTCTGTGTCCGGGGTTTGTGACCACACTTATTTAACTACGCCTTCCCCGCTCGGAGGTCCTGTATTGCACAGGAAGACAGCGGTATAGGAAAGAGAGACgggacctcctcctcctcttcctcctcctcctcctcctcttcctcctcctcctcctcttcctccgcctcctcctcctcctcctcctctaggCGGATAACGGTGTCCAAGAAGTTGTGGAGGAGCGACGCAGACAATAGCCCCCGAGCCCCCTGTGTCTGATTCTCGTCCATCACCTCTGTCTCATGctgtcctcctccaccctgagtctcacacagaggaaaacactcGGCTGAAACCACATCATGGACGATCTGGGTGAGTATCCGAGCTGTTCTCCGTCTGCATGGTATCTGGAGGGGGATCTGTGGGAAGGGCTGGTGTGGCCAAACAGAGGAAATGagctctgtgttgatcctggcAGTCAGAGAGGACAAGCTTCCCCCTCTTTTCCCCTCAAGGACATGCATGAGGCTGGAGTATGAAGGGAATATTCTCTGTAAACCTTCATTTGAAACTGTCTCACAACTTCTCTTTTGTCTGAGGATCCTGGTTCAGAGCGATTCTCCTTCACTCCAGATGTTTAtactctcatcctcctcctcagattTTTACTTGcagacacattcatacaggTAACACAAGAACTGGTGCTACACTGCTCGGGGTCCGCCCGCCCGCCATCGAGTGTTTCCTGCAAATTCAATAAATTCTTGGTAAATTAGATTTGAAGGGTTCCACAGCCGGTCGCCTCCATCCATTAATATTAACAAGTCAGGGGACGGAGAGAAAGTCCCATAATGTTGAGCAGAGTGTCGTCCATTTTGAAGGATGAAACATCAAAGAGGactgttctttctttttcttttttcatttttttgactGATAAAGATGTTGAAGGAGGATTTtactctttctctccgtctcagAACAACATTATGAGGAGCTGCTGAAGAGGCCCTGAAATAGCCCCGGGGCCACGCTGCTATTTCAAAAAGCCACAGAGTTCAGTGAAAATAGAAAGGGACCTTTTGCCTCAGCTGCCCATTTTCTCGCCCCAACAATatgtttttgaaagaaatgtggGGATGTATGCTTTTCAAGCAAGGCTAGGAGGAATGGCGAAATGCAGCCAGGCACATCTGGATCAGATTGCACACCCAGTCACTGGGAGACTGGGTGAGTGGCGGTGAGGCCGTGGCCATGTTCGCGAGGCTCAGTTTATGCTGTTGTCCGACAATGTTGTAAGTTTATGTATTGGATCTGGCGACCACTTGTACGAGAGGCCGTCGGCCAAGACAAACAAGGCGGCAGGCAGCTCTAAATATGGTCATAATTCCCAATGAGAGAGGTTCAACTCCTTATATGAGCAGTTGAGTCTGtacaagtatgtgtgtgtgtgtgagacagaggctCACAGCAGGAAAGGAGGAGGGCAAGTCGTATGTGCACAAGATCCTCAGCACATGGTCGTACCAGAGGTGTGAATCATCTGGGACTGAGGTGACGTCAGGCCTGGTTAACTGGTCATGTTTATGTTCCACACGTCCTCCAGGGACTGGGACGACCACAGATGGTTTAAACCGTACTTAACACGCTCTACTCAACTTTCCTCGTGCATCCACAGAGGGTTCACAGAACATGAGAAGCAGGGGGTTAATGTCTTTGTTGAAACAGAAGTTAAACAGCAGCTTATTCAACAGAAACTATGACTGTGTCCTCCAAACACTAACATGCAGcaactgtctctctgtctgatgAGGCACCAGAAGTCTTGTTTATCTTgtctgaaaaatatttttttggaCCATCAATACCTCAAACGGTAACTTACAAACAAATTGAGCTTTTTACAAAGTCAAGAATAAAGTTTGTTCAACTTAAAGTTAACAAGTGACACAAACCCAATTGTTAACTTTAAGTTGAACAaacttttttcttctgttttttttaagttgggGTTCAAAATTGAGTTCAAAATTGCTGGATTGTCCCTCTAATGGTGTTAAACTATATATTTGGTGACCTGTGCCCTGCCTCTCATCCAGTGCCAACTGGgattagctccagctcccaGCAATcatcaaaggataagtggtacagataatggatggtTGATGTAGAACTCTATAAAGGAGCGAGGTTGATCAAATCATCAAAGTTAAATGTCCAAGGTTAAAATCCCTGAAATTCAGTCAAAGCTGCTCTATGTTGTAATTGCTCAGGTTCAGGTCATTTTTTCACCTTCTCTACAAACCTACATGGATTCTCGGCTCTGATTGAAGTCATACAGCTCCACACACTAACACTTCAGTTTCAGTGTCCACCTCGTGTGCAGTGAGTGAGTTTGTGCTGCTGGAGGACTCGGTTCAGATATCAGCTTCCAAACACTCTTCCTCCGCTGCTTCCTTTCCCTTCTGGCATGTCTCGGACACGAATGCAGAAATGTTTGTGTGCTGAAATACGTCGGCTGTGTTGAAGGTTAATCTCGCAGCCGTGCCGGCTCTGACTGTTCCTGTCCTCTGACTGATTAGTTCATCGGGAGGCTCATTGTGTTCCATGTCATGCACCGGTCACACggcctgtctgtgtctc
Protein-coding sequences here:
- the LOC133027576 gene encoding elongin-B-like, whose protein sequence is MDVFLMIRRHKTTIFTDAKESTTVYELKRIVEGILKRPPEDQRLYKDDQLLEDSKTLGDSGFTNQTARPQAPATVGLAFRVNDEMFEQLHVEAFSSPPELPDVMKPQDSGSTANEQAVQ
- the pkmyt1 gene encoding membrane-associated tyrosine- and threonine-specific cdc2-inhibitory kinase: MSVAMETTASRVPLPLPTHFSHAEQSFSLKKRHVPLSHLSFSSPARVSHSLPPLPPSKGCPPLSRVFPQHPSPWTPLSRSLSQSPSTKSVYDPSKQQSYFSQCFTNLGLLGRGSFGEVYKVLSREDGRQYAVKRSAHRFRGNSERNLSVREARNHERLRPHPHILKFVAAWEEYGRLYIQTELCSTSLLLHAENQPPGPDEPAAWAYLCDLLSALQHLHSHGFVHLDLKPANVLITDSGRLKLGDFGLLLELQHKSSESVEGKVKDDAQEGDPRYMARELLLGKYGPAADVFSLGVSILELACNMEVPNGGEGWQQLRQGCLPSEFTSSLSTELQTVLKMMLVPEPSQRPTVDELLALPSVRKHRWKRRIYLVLTETWLTLTSLCQLVFCFGCRLLSSLHWSFLPRWTKPAPCTPPKDSWDRSLSLSLSAMHAEPGSPGDAVFLLDHTNPEVSPTFSQRVRSRMSVESTSTPLPVSPTHSHHSPPSTPTLSNRGDWSFNLAQTPSSIHSNGSCRTLTPSAIPIHTELHTDGVNEMSAHSRHSSSAKSSQRRGPDSVRAEEVVPRPSFEPKNLLSLFEETTVEEKQ